A window of the Electrophorus electricus isolate fEleEle1 chromosome 11, fEleEle1.pri, whole genome shotgun sequence genome harbors these coding sequences:
- the LOC118242214 gene encoding matrix remodeling-associated protein 8-like has product MSEWVTTSQTLTTSALCTDDATLIGVTSNDDESVYREEATCLMSWCANQTVDIDVRKKSTLLPSLEIHSHQNLKNSPSSYWSLCVQGPSGPLVAQLGHSVLLLYFTQVPLPLEWRKTDSESLVNIFQHRENRPELQSQSFSGRAHFFPDEILKGNFSILLRNVERKDAGIYRCKVNTIKESRQVLVEIEDAERLVVTGADRAVVASVGEEVILNCSVDSHLPANKIEQVSWRRTDGDIPVLLFQDNETFPESSHERYQGRTEFFITEIPKGNFSLKLRNVKMEDKGEFMCEVHTSDKSGYAIVVLQRIVYTKTVMQIHASLVLCPNACMFAASILLSNKTELTAA; this is encoded by the exons ATGTCAGAGTGGGTCACCACATCTCAGACGCTCACTACCTCAGCTCTG TGTACAGATGATGCTACTCTGATCGGAGTGACCTCGAATGACGACGAGTCTGTGTATCGGGAGGAAGCAACATGTCTGATGTCATGGTGTGCAAATCAAACTGTGGACATAGACGTCAGGAAGAAATCCACCCTGCTGCCTTCACTGGAAATACACAGTCATCAGAATCTGAAAAATTCCCCTTCCTCATACTGGA gtctgtgtgtgcaagggCCCTCTGGTCCTCTAGTGGCCCAGTTAGGAcactctgtcctgctgctgtACTTCACTCAGGTCCCCCTGCCTCTGGAatggagaaagacagactcAGAATCTCTGGTGAACATCTtccagcacagagaaaacagGCCAGAACTTCAGAGTCAGTCTTTTAGCGGAAGGGCGCACTTTTTCCCAGATGAGATATTGAAAGGGAACTTCTCCATCTTACTCAGAAATGTGGAAAGAAAGGATGCTGGAATTTACAGGTGCAAAGTTAATACAATCAAAGAGTCCAGGCAAGTTCTGGTGGAAATCGAAGA TGCAGAGCGTCTAGTGGTGACAGGAGCAGATCGTGCCGTGGTTGCCTCTGTGGGTGAGGAGGTCATACTGAACTGCTCTGTAGACTCTCATCTACCAGCCAACAAAATAGAACAAGTGTCCTGGAGAAGGACGGACGGAGACATCCCGGTCCTGCTCTTTCAAGACAACGAGACCTTCCCGGAGTCTTCACATGAGCGTTATCAGGGAAGAACTGAGTTCTTCATCACGGAAATTCCCAAAGGAAACTTCTCACTAAAGCTGAGGAATGTTAAGATGGAGGACAAAGGGGAATTCATGTGTGAAGTCCACACTAGTGACAAGTCAGGATACGCCATTGTGGTTCTGCAAAGAATCG TTTATACCAAAACGGTCATGCAGATTCATGCTTCTCTGGTCCTCTGCCCCAATGCCTGCATGTTTGCTGCTTCCATCTTACtgtcaaacaaaactgaactcACAGCAGCGTAG